tactgcatgaaCTGTATTAAAGGCTACTGGAATGGAAAGAATAAGAAGGGAATTCACAGCTGCCCTCAATGCAGGAATACTTTCACACCACGACCTATTCTGGAGAAAAGCACCATGTTAGTGGACtttgtggagcagctgaagaagactggactccaagctgctcctgctgatcactgctatgctggacctgaagatgtggcctgtgatttctgctctggaagaaaactgaaagccatcaagtcctgtttattctgtctggcctcttactgtaagaaacaccttcagcctcattatgatgtggctccattcaagaaacacaagctggtggagccctccaaggACCTCCAGGACAACATCTGCTCTCGTCAtaatgaggtgatgaagatgttctgccgtactgatcagaagtctatctgttatctctgctctgtggatgaacataaaggccacgacacagtgtcagctgcagcagaaaggactgagaggcagagaaagctggaggggagtcgacaacagatccagcagagaatccaggacgcagagaaagatgtgaagctgcttcagcaggaggtggaggccatcgatcagtctgctgataaaacagtggaGGACAGTGAGAAGATCTTCActgagctgatccgtctcctccagaaaagaagctctgatgtgaagcagcagatcagatcccagcaggaagctgaagggagtcgagtcaaagagcttcagaagaagctggagcaggatatcacagagctgaagaggaaagatgctgagctgaagcagctctcacacacagaggatcacagccagtttctacTCAACTACCCCTCAGTGTCAGCACTCAGCGAgtctacacactcatccagcatcaagatccgtcctctgaggcactttgaggatgtgacagcagctgtgtcagagctcagagataaactgcaggacatcctgagagaggaatggaccAACTTCTCACTGAGAGTcactgaagtggatgttttactgtcagaaccagaaccagaaccaaacagcagagctGACTTCTtgaaatattcatgtgaaatgacactggatccaaacacagcaaacacacgtctgttactgtcagaagggaacagaaaagtgacattatTGACACAACCTCAGTCTTATTCtagtcatccagacagattcagagaATGGTGTCAGGTCCTGAGTacagagagtctgactggacgttgttactgggaggtgcaCATGAGGGGGGGAGGAGCTGATGTtgcagtcgcatacaagaacatcagcagagcaggggaTGAATGTGGATTTGGAGgaaatgacaaatcttgggcattaGATTGTTATCAAAACCATTATGAATGTTGGTACAACAACATGGAAACGTACATCTCAGGTCCTCAGTCCTCCAGAGtcggagtgtacctggatcacagagcaggtattctgtccttctacagcgtctctgaaaccatgactctcctccacagagtccagaccacattcactcagccacTCTATGTTGGATTTAGGATTTGGGAATCTGGAGCCACAGCTGAGTtgtgtaaagtgaaataaatgtatctAGTCAGTTTGTTGCTGACAGCTCATTGCTGTGATGTATCTGCGCTGCTGTTCTattgtttatttgctgctgtgaCAACAAATTAAAGTTTTTTGAGAAATACCACTTTATTGTTCTGACATTTATTCTTTAACAGTGAGGAACTATTTGTAGATGACTCATAAGAACAAACTGAAGGGACATTATAAACTAACATGGTTCAACATGATTAcaataaaacatatttatttaaaaagaatcAGCTCTATAAATATATAGTTATATATGATCTTTATGAATGTGGGATGTTATTTAATGAGAGTTGGGGAATTACAAAGACTGCTTGTCAGTTCTGTGTTGACCAAACAAAGGTACGGCACAAATCTGTGGATAAAACTTTTCCTCTCATATTTGCTCATAGCATTGACTGGTGTCCCAAGATGGTTGGCAGTATTAAGCTTTAGTTGACAAGTGGGCTATAGTTCACTTATCCTGGAGATCATAGTtcatcaaatttattttcaacttGATGCTTTTTTCCAATGTCTGACTTCTTGATTACCACCGTAGTTCGATTaatttcctttgatctatgataacTTGTTTGACTCTTCCTAAAGAATCTGGTTCCCAGGGTGTTGATAGAAATATTAACAACGTATTGATTTTCACTTCTGGCTGAAACGCATCAGTCAAGATAAAGAGAGGATTACAAACTCATTGAAGATAGCTTGTGGGTGCAAGAGGAACACAGTATCAGCAGACATGGAAAAACATGTCATAATGTAGATACTTCAAGAAGATGGTGTAACTCACACAATGTTATGAGCCATTCAGTCCCTCCCCAATCAGAGCCACTTGTATACCTACAGGGACTGGATTGTTTATAGGTAAGATAACCACCGTTATTGTAGGTGACCTGggctcaaatcccctgcatgaaaggtaataCCTCCAGTTGGGGTCCTTAGGAAAGACCCCCTTAACCTACCTGTAAGttactttggataaaagtgtctgccaaatacataaacataaacaaacataccTGCAGATGGTCACAAACTGGGTAGTGACAGAAAGAACTAGAACATTTCttaagaaattttgatgggtgccaatggaGCTACTGCCCtctgagagacagaggctgtcatGTTATGGTCATATTGTATTGAGAGCAGACATAACACAGTGGCTGGCATaaacctgttataacaggtcagccatcttggctgttcactcagaaggagaatcAGCTGTGTGATTAGTTGCTATGCAGACAGTTGAGTGGGTAAGAGGAGAGGAGCGCACACAATATGGCTCCAACTGACAGGGAGACCTTGGTGTTCAATACTGACATGTGTGTCTCAAACAAACAGTTGCTTTTCAAAAACTATGagtcatataaaaaaaatgcttgAACCGTGGTTGCCAGAAGGGATGGTAGAAGTCACTGGTGTAAGTTGTATTCTGCTCCTatgtacgttttttttttattgccagttttaaaaacagccttgaCATTGATTTGATAAGGAGATGAGGTGACCTGGCTATAATGGCCATCAATGGAAGCCCGAGCAGTCGTTCTTTTCGCTCAGAGGTTATTTGAGAGAAAACCGTGAGGCCAAGCACAATAACGGTGATATTGggtgaaagaagacaaaaatacctacattttgatgtataatttgtctaggtgcagcagacattttggatatgagagaagtttgtttgagttattttggtattaatttcgagcttgtcaaaatagagtgtgagaccccatgacagcagagtgagtggagtcctgatttttcctaaCACTTAAACTACTATTGTGTCAAAGCTATATAATATATCAACAAACCCCTTAGTTCAAGTAAAGTTGAGTCTTTCCTGGCCTGTGTAAACTTCGAATGATATCTCTATGATTaattatggctgagttatgaggcctccaaataaGGCTACTTTTATCCCATTATATATGAattttaatgcatttccaaAGGGCCAGAATTCATAGTATTTCCAGATTTTCCAGGAATCTGTAAGAGTAATGAGAGAGAAATGTCATAGCACATTAGTCCCTATCGGTGGACACGTGGGGATATACTTTTTATCCCGGTTGCACCAACCATGCGGGACTAGTTCCATGCCGAAATTTGTGACAGAAACTGGAGAATAATATGTATGCACAATAGTAATATGTGTGCCTTGATGCTTTtagcattggcacccataataattgtgtttattttcactGAGGCTTGTGTAAACCACTGGCTATATATAGTTTAAACTGGGTTTTAATTACTGAGCTGATTTCATTCATCTGAAGACACTCCTTAACTGTCACTGTTGAGAATGAGATTAAAATCCCTCAAATTATTTATAGTTTTGATAGAAATAGTTAGATTGTTAGAAATGGTTGTTTTGAATGTTCCTCGTGAGGATGTAGAGTCATTGCTGTGGTGAAGGAGTTTGTCCAAGTTTGGGCTTGAGTTAATGTCTGAAAACATGGGGGATGGATGGTAACATTCCCGTCCCTTTGTCTTTCAAATCAGTGCAACTGA
The sequence above is drawn from the Odontesthes bonariensis isolate fOdoBon6 chromosome 14, fOdoBon6.hap1, whole genome shotgun sequence genome and encodes:
- the LOC142398669 gene encoding tripartite motif-containing protein 16-like — encoded protein: MAKKRVKLDLESFSCSICLDLLKEPVTIPCGHSYCMNCIKGYWNGKNKKGIHSCPQCRNTFTPRPILEKSTMLVDFVEQLKKTGLQAAPADHCYAGPEDVACDFCSGRKLKAIKSCLFCLASYCKKHLQPHYDVAPFKKHKLVEPSKDLQDNICSRHNEVMKMFCRTDQKSICYLCSVDEHKGHDTVSAAAERTERQRKLEGSRQQIQQRIQDAEKDVKLLQQEVEAIDQSADKTVEDSEKIFTELIRLLQKRSSDVKQQIRSQQEAEGSRVKELQKKLEQDITELKRKDAELKQLSHTEDHSQFLLNYPSVSALSESTHSSSIKIRPLRHFEDVTAAVSELRDKLQDILREEWTNFSLRVTEVDVLLSEPEPEPNSRADFLKYSCEMTLDPNTANTRLLLSEGNRKVTLLTQPQSYSSHPDRFREWCQVLSTESLTGRCYWEVHMRGGGADVAVAYKNISRAGDECGFGGNDKSWALDCYQNHYECWYNNMETYISGPQSSRVGVYLDHRAGILSFYSVSETMTLLHRVQTTFTQPLYVGFRIWESGATAELCKVK